A part of Astyanax mexicanus isolate ESR-SI-001 chromosome 2, AstMex3_surface, whole genome shotgun sequence genomic DNA contains:
- the LOC125798967 gene encoding uncharacterized protein LOC125798967, with product MFCSVFSGGRGLEKGVSLESPLVSWFWTDCWYPEPSTETDHAHPDSFKRSSKQEEQTEASSGPVSTASPTAESAAPVRVLAAAALSAPAEEASSPAVPAASKPAVAAASTSAVPAALTPAGPTASVSVLSAAPAASVSALPAAPAASVSALPAALCPRLRLPLTLCPRLRPPLTLCPLPPQFMCLGHPPLLLCLLPGHELLDPPRLLKLHPPRLLKLHPPRLLKLHPPRLLKLHPQHLLKLHPLPQLKHQQHPLPQLQHQQLLLPQLQHQQLPLLQPQLQHQQLPLLQPQLQHQQCLPPTWYPLPLTLCSRLRPSLILCPLLELCTPRSQLPEQCLVPSPVFPGLPRGLLTLPQYCAQAVLTDFC from the exons ATGTTCTGTTCAGTTTTCTCTGGTGGGAGGGGCTTAGAAAAAGGCGTTTCCCTTGAATCTCCgttggtcagctggttttggactgactgCTGGTACCCTGAACCCTCcactgagactgaccacgcccaccccgacAGCTTCAAACGTTCTTCCAAACAAGAGGAGCAAACAG AAGCTAGCTCCGGTCCGGTTtccacagcctcgcccactgctgaatctgcggctccagtccgggtcttggcggcagccgcactctcagctcccgctgaagaggcttcttcgccagcggtgccagccgcttccaagcccgcggtggcagcggcctccacgtcagcggtgcctgccgcgctcacgccagcaggacccaccgcctctgtatcagtgctgtccgcggctccggccgcttctgtatcagcgctgcccgcggctccggccgcctctgtatcagcgctgcccgcggctctgtgcccgcggctccggctgcctctgactctgtgcccgcggctccggccgcctctgactctgtgcccgctgccaccccagttcatgtgcctgggccacccgcctctgctcctgtgcctactcccaggtcacgagctcctagacccgccgcgcctgctcaagctgcacccgccgcgcctgctcaagctgcacccgccgcgcctgctcaagctgcacccgccgcgcctgctcaagctgcacccgcagcacctgctcaagctgcacccgctgccccagctcaagcaccagcagcacccgctgccccagctccagcaccagcagctcctactgccccagctccagcaccagcagctcccgctgctacagcctcagctccagcaccagcagctcccgctgctacagcctcagctccagcaccagcagtgcctgccacccacgtggtacccactgcctttGACCCTGTGCTcacggctccggccgtctctgatcctgtgcccactcctagaactttgtacaccccgAAGCCAACTCCCAGAACAATGTTTGGTCCCAAGCCCCGTGTTTCCAGGCCTGCCccgaggcctcctgactttgccccagtactgtgcccaggctgtcctcACAGACTTTTGttag